From Aegilops tauschii subsp. strangulata cultivar AL8/78 chromosome 5, Aet v6.0, whole genome shotgun sequence:
TTTTATGGTTACCATGAATGATATCATGTGTACCAAAGTTTGTAATGTTTGTGTGTTGTTCTTACTCAGGATCTGGACTTTCAAGCTCAGCCGCATTTGTCTGTTCAGCAACAATTGCTATCATGGGAATTCTCGGGAAAAACTTCCCAAAGGTATTCTTTACCACAAATCAAACATTGCTGTAAACCCTGTTCACATATGAAAGGACAACTGACTATTGATAAAGGGTGAACCTTTCACTGATGCAAGCTTTTGATGGAGGCTTCAAGCCTAAGGAATCGTTCTCAAATAATTTCCACTATAAACCAAAACACTATATATAATATAGGGATGACATGGATGACACAAGTTGATAAACTTTTCAGGTTCTGGAAAATTGATAATCTAATTCCGAATTTGACCCTGAACAAGCGCATCTTTTCTTTCCGCGTCAAATGGACATGCAATGTTTACCTTATGAAGGAAAATAGACACGCGCTGAGGTAGTGGTGATGTAACAGATGTGTTGTCCTTTCACACTAGAATCGCTGTTATCAATGTGATTTCCTATGGAATAGTAACTAGGTGTTTCCAAAAACATTTATCAACTTTTTTGGTGTGTTCACAAAAAAGGTTCTTGTGATCTTTTTTCCTGTTTCTAATTGTGCCATTCAAATCATGCAGAAAGAAGTTGCTCAATTTACTTGTCAATCTGAGCGTCATATTGGGACACAGTCAGGTGGTATGGATCAGGTGATTGACACCATACTGTATATGGGACACTCCCTATTTTCTTGTTCTGCTTAATTCATGCCATTTAAGTAAAATCAAAATAATTTGGTAAGATAAAAAATATCCTTCTATGGAACTGTGGTTAGGACAGTATATATACCGATTTCCTTCGGCGAATATCTTTTACATTCAGTAAATGTATATTGTACCTGTACTGGACACCACAGAGAATCCTGACAGCAGGTGTAATGTTTGGTATGGCTTATTGTTTGCAGAATAGGAAGGTTTAGCTTTATGTTCCATGATCCTTTTTGTGTATCATGCTTACATGCAAAAAGTAAGGTGATCCACCCCTGATATTATTTACGAGAGGAAGGGTCACACTGTTAAAGCTTATAGAACTTGATATGTGATTGCAAGCATGATTCACACTGTTTAAGAAGCTTTGGATCATCTTTTATTTTTGTTGAGTTACTTTTATTTTACTATATTTTTCCAGGCTATATCTATCATGGCCAAACCTGGATTTGCTGAGTTGATAGATTTCAATCCAATCAAAGCAACCGATGTGCAACTACCTTCTGGTGGTACATTTGTGATTGCTCACTGCCTGGCAGAATCCAAGAAAGCAGAAACAGCTGCTACAAACTACAACAACCGCGTTGTAGAGTGTCGCTTGGCAGCGGTAAGAGATTCTTTGGTTCCAAATTGAGCATGTATAAACAAATTAAGGATGATTACACACTGCATTCTACACGTGTACCGCTAGACAGCTATAATGCATTTCTTGTTTTTAATTGAATGTCTTAAGAGTATGGAAGGTCTCAAATGCCTTGCACTGTATCTCTGCAAGCAACTCTGAAACATATTTAGTTCTATCTAGAGAATGTTTTTCGCTGTTCTCTGTGGAAAAACAACTTGAGGCACACATCTTCATTTATCATCTATTGAGCTAATATTTTTCTGTTGCGTTTTTTACAGATTGTTCTCGCCATCAAACTAGGGATGGATACAAAAAAAGCCGTCACGTCTGTTACGACTCTCTCTGATGTTGAGGGGCTATGCGTCTCCTTTGCTGGCAAAGAAGGTTCTTCTGATCCCGGAGTTGCTGTGAAGGTACATTATCTTACTAAGAATTTAGGATATGGCCGAGGAAGATGTGCTTTTGCATACAATGAATACGTGTGCTGCTTTCATTTTCTCTGTGCATGCCTATGTTGCAGCAGATAGATACATTTGTATACGGCAGGACATAATATGGATAACTGCAATCCACATTTTCATAAAATTCCAGTATGGAGAATTACAGAGCTACAGTATGTTAAGATGATAGTATGCATCAGTAGCATAACCAGGGAACGCAAATCATGACCTATAAGATCATAAACCAAGAAAAATGTATAATTGATGTCTTTGTGATAACAACTATGTTCCTTTTGGAGTTTTTTTCAGCTAACATACCAGCAAATAATTCTAAATTTGCTAACATACGAGCAAAAATTTCTAAATTATTAAGTACAACATATAGCTGTCAAAATTGGCGAGGAGGCAAATGATGGAGGTTTGCTGTTAGAAAGTTCCTTCTGCCAAATTACTGCAATGCCTGGGCGAACCATCTTTGATTGTGAAGTTATCTTAATCGTTCCTAGTTAGAGATGTCAGCACTTGCCTGGGTTTGCCATTAGTGCTGCCTAGTGGTGAAAGTTCGATCTTTGAAGTATGCTTTGAGAGCTGCTTTTGTTgcaacagagcctctctgccatacTTGTTCTTGTTTATAAATAAACTTTGGTACTACTAAGGATAATAATTTTATTATGCCTAGTTATACATATTATCCAGGAAAAGAAGTGCTGCTTTCCAACAGTAAATATTTCGCATGTTTTGTTTTTACCTTGCACTTCTCTGATCAGTGTGCAACTCTGCAGAAGCTATTGCATGAGGAGCCATATACTTTGGAAGAAATAGAGAAAATTACAGGTCAAAGCCTAGCAACTGTCTTCCAGAGCTCTCAAACTTCCTTGGATGTTTTGAGAGCAGCGAAGCATTTCAAGTTATTTCAGGTGAATTCGACTTCATTGTTCTGTATTTTCTTACATACATCAATGTAGATACATATCGCACCCTACTTAGTTTTGGAGACTCAGAAGTTCCCCCCTTCCCCAACACCCTATTTTGGCGCCATTCCATGTCAGCACAACTGATCCTTGACTTTCACCTAAAGTGCACACTCTCTTTGCAAGTCTAGCAAACTTTAGTTCACTTTAACTTCAGTCTTGCGTAACTAAAGATTGATTTTCTCTTTGTTGTATGATGCTAGATTATCTAGTCTAGTTTCCTAACGTGTGTGTAATTTCAGCGTGCCTCTCATGTGTACTCTGAAGCAAGGCGGGTGTACGCATTTAGGGATACTGTATTATCGAAACTCAGGTAGAGTTAATTAATTTCAAATTCAGTCACCTTGTATTATTCTCTGCATATACCCTCATCATAGTTGACCTGGGTAAAGGTGTTTGACCTGTTACACCCAGCATTTTCTTCTAATCTCGGTGATACGGCGCTGACCATTACTTGCTTGCAGCGATGAAGGTATGCTTAAGAAGCTCGGTGATCTAATGAACGATAGCCATCATAGCTGCAGTGTGCTATATGAATGCAGGTATGTGTTTGGTGTGCTCTGATTTTTATTAAATGTACACAGACACTCCTGTGTCATGAAAcagtttttatttatttttattttattaccaAGTAATGAGCATACTGATGTATTCCTCTGCATTAGCTGTCCCGAGTTGGAAGAGCTTGTAAAAGTGTGCCGGGACAACGGGGCGCTCGGAGCACGGCTCACAGGAGCCGGGTGGGGCGGCTGCGCAGTCGCCCTGGTCAAGGAGGGCATCGTCCCACAGTTCATCCTCAATTTGAAGGTATACGCTCCCTCAGCTCAGCTAGAACCAGTGACATCATCCAGACTGGGCAGCCAATGCACAATGCTATCCCTTTTAACCGACCCTCAACCTGTAACAACAAGGCGACGGCGGAAAAGCATAAGAGCATCAGTCGTTGGCAACTACTAAAACGGATCGTTTTCCCCCTATTTGCAGGAGAAGTACTACAAATCAAGGATCGACAGGGGAGTGATCAAGCAGAGCGACCTTGGCCTCTATGTGTTTGCGTCGAAGCCGTCGAGCGGCGCGGCCATACTGAGGCTGTAGATCGACCACCGCCGGCCGTGGCCGGTCACTTGTACATGCACACATACTCTCGAATAAACGCGTGCTCGAGGCGAGCACGCTGCCATTAGCTAATTTAGTCCCCGCCCATGCGTGTCTGAATGTACAATACCAGTACAATGTGTAGTATTTATCGTTGTTTATTATGGGCGATCTGACTGCCAGGTTATCTACATGCTGCTGTTGGTCCTCTCCAAGAGGCACGGAGTCCCGATGGTTGATGCATCGCTaatctttttcttttctttcttgaGGTGCGACTCACGTCGACTAGCTGAGAACAACGGGAGAGGTGTGCTGTCCTGGAAACTTTGCAGAAAGGACCACAACGGAAACCCCAAGCACCACATAGACACTTAAAAAAAAAAAATCTCTGCTCTtgagagcatctccaacagacgcGCAGCGAGCGGCGCGCTAAAACAGTTTTTGGCGCGCGGCTGGTCTCTGGCTCCAGCAGCGGCTGTAAAATATTGCGCGCGTGACCCGTTCCAACAGATGCTGGCTCCAGCAGCGGCTGATGCGTTAAACTGTAACGCGCGCGAGCAGGCGGTGCTTGCCATATGTTACATTTGTTTAAAATCATCCAACCAAgtgaataagtttaagttcaTGCCCACAACATCATCCAACCAAGTTCAAAATCCGAACCGAGTTCATGACAAAAGTTCACACAAACGAATGGCACATCTACAATCATGCCTCGTCCTCGTCttcatcctctccttcctccgaTTCATTATCCTCATCCGAAGATGAtttttcctcctcctcttctttgTCACGCGCCGCATCATCATGTGGAGCTCGGAAGGTGTTGGCAAGATCTTCAACGGCATCATGCGAAGATATGTGATGAAGCACACCGGAAGACATTCCACCCATGCCGCCCGGAGGTGCTCCCATGCCTCCCATGGAAGCTCCGAAGCCACCCATGCCTTCCATGGCCCCCATGGTAGCTCCAAAGCCACCCATGCGACCCATGCCGCCCATGGTAGCTCCGTAGCCATCGATGCCTCCCATGCCGCCCATGCCACCGCCACCCATGCCGCCCATGCCGCTCATGCCAACCATGGCTCTTTTTTGGACCAAGACTTCTTCACGGGCAAGATTGATGTACTCCTTTTGCTTCTCATCGAGCGTAGATGTGTCCATTAAGAACAAGTACTTCTCCCATTCCAACAACCTAGTTCGCTCCTCTATGGTCAATTTCTTCTCCTCCAATGCCACCTTCCTCTCCTCGGCCGCCAACCTCCTCTCCTCGGCCACGGCATCTTGGTTCCTTGCCATCTTCCTCACCTCATCCGCTTCCTTTCTTGCGTTCACAATAGCTTCCATAGCATTTTTTAGCTCGTCATCtcctttcctcttcttcttcttttcttttccgTCTTTCTTGCATCCATCCGGTCTTTTTGGCTTGGAGTACGAAACCGAGTTTGGTGTAGGGCTTCTCTTGCCGTCATCACttgatgcctcctcctcatcatcatccaaaTCAATAGTTCGCTTGCGTTTGTTGCTTTCCTCATCATCGACACCATCACGGGGCTTCCATTTCTCACCATCCTTCAATTCTTCATAGCAATGAGGCAAGGTAAACGGTCTCCCTTTCTTGATCTTCCCTTTCTTGGTCTTCTTCTCCTCTCCTTGGAATAAGTTTTGTGCAATAGTGAGCTACAAACAGAAGAACAAGTTAGCACTTGAAACACCAAAAAGAAGCATGATGAACATGGAAGAATCATGAAAGAAATGACACTTACCCTATCTCTATCATTAGTGCCACTTGGGTTCAATGAGTCAACCGCCTTAAGCGCGGCCGCCCACCTTTGACAATCTTGGTTGATtgttgaaagcacaagtgctccctgggtgattttggtaattaatgtcaacatatctcttgttggactaatgttttcaccTAGTATActtcagacaagttcaacaatggagtggcgtggacaagaagatgtggaaccccttcaagatgacAAGGACAAatgattggctcaagctcaaagctcaagactctgcattttctattttagtgatccaagatcacattgagtccataggaaagccaatactattaagagggggtgaggtgttgcttaatgagtttcttgctcaaagtgcttagtgatatgctccaaagccctcaaccactttctcacatccaaatatgtcccaaaccaaaagtcaaactcggccccaccgaaactttctatccggcgccaccgagttctcttgacatagccactgccagaaaccctaatcaattcggtctcaccgatgggatctcggtctcaccgagatgggcttgcaaactctctgctgcctattgcaataatttctgtctcaccgagatatgcaatcggtcccaccgagtttgtttggccaactctctgttttgcttattacccaaattggtcccaccgagtttgtgtaatcggtcaaaccgagatgaggctttaccctaaccctagcacatcggtcccaccgatttgatctattcggtcccaccgaaatgcctaacggtcacattatgaactaaatcg
This genomic window contains:
- the LOC109744798 gene encoding galactokinase, which translates into the protein MATKEAKATKEVKVVPAGDVDADGEELVPALASLEPVYGAGSALDEARLRFARLADRFRALYAAGPALFARSPGRVNLIGEHIDYEGYSVLPMAIRQDMIVAIRRADGGLVRVANVDDKYATCVYPADPDKEIDIKNHKWGHYFMCGYKGVYEYARSKGIDMGEPVALDVVVDGTVPQGSGLSSSAAFVCSATIAIMGILGKNFPKKEVAQFTCQSERHIGTQSGGMDQAISIMAKPGFAELIDFNPIKATDVQLPSGGTFVIAHCLAESKKAETAATNYNNRVVECRLAAIVLAIKLGMDTKKAVTSVTTLSDVEGLCVSFAGKEGSSDPGVAVKKLLHEEPYTLEEIEKITGQSLATVFQSSQTSLDVLRAAKHFKLFQRASHVYSEARRVYAFRDTVLSKLSDEGMLKKLGDLMNDSHHSCSVLYECSCPELEELVKVCRDNGALGARLTGAGWGGCAVALVKEGIVPQFILNLKEKYYKSRIDRGVIKQSDLGLYVFASKPSSGAAILRL